A portion of the Microlunatus phosphovorus NM-1 genome contains these proteins:
- the tilS gene encoding tRNA lysidine(34) synthetase TilS, translating into MARRALGHATLTLVQAVETALADSDRCLLVACSGGPDSLALAQAVVHVGRRRQLPIAAVVVDHGLQAGSAEQAAAASSSLARMGFTQVSVRPVEVIDSGAGPEGDARTARYRALELEAGERGGATVLLGHTRDDQAETVLLGLARGSGIRSLAGMAVRNGPDGRWLRPLLGIGRKVTEQACRENGLKPWQDPHNLDPAYARVRVRRTVLPMLEAELGPGVADALARTAMLARDDADLLDALAAEADPGTAALDCLQLESLPPALRRRMLARWLRLEHGLGDLSAGHLFAVDALLTDWHGQSGVDLPGGVRVRRANGGLHLG; encoded by the coding sequence GTGGCACGGCGGGCGCTCGGCCACGCGACGCTGACCCTGGTCCAAGCGGTCGAGACCGCCTTGGCCGACAGCGACCGCTGTCTGCTGGTCGCCTGTTCAGGTGGGCCTGATTCCCTCGCGCTGGCCCAGGCAGTTGTGCATGTCGGCCGGCGTCGACAACTGCCGATTGCCGCCGTCGTCGTCGATCACGGGCTGCAGGCAGGGTCCGCCGAGCAGGCCGCTGCCGCGTCATCGTCCCTGGCCAGGATGGGATTCACCCAGGTTTCCGTACGCCCTGTCGAGGTCATTGACTCGGGAGCCGGGCCCGAGGGCGATGCGCGGACGGCACGTTATCGCGCGCTGGAACTGGAGGCGGGAGAGCGCGGCGGGGCGACCGTGCTGCTCGGGCATACCCGTGACGATCAGGCAGAGACGGTGCTGCTCGGTCTCGCCCGTGGCTCGGGTATCAGGTCGCTCGCCGGCATGGCCGTCCGGAACGGTCCGGATGGCCGCTGGCTGCGGCCCTTGCTGGGCATCGGCCGGAAGGTCACCGAACAGGCGTGCCGGGAGAACGGACTGAAGCCCTGGCAGGACCCGCACAATCTCGACCCGGCCTATGCCCGCGTCCGCGTACGGCGCACGGTCTTGCCCATGCTGGAAGCTGAGCTCGGGCCTGGGGTCGCCGACGCCCTGGCCCGGACCGCGATGCTGGCCAGGGACGACGCCGACCTGTTGGATGCGCTCGCGGCGGAGGCCGATCCAGGGACCGCGGCCCTGGACTGCCTACAGCTGGAGAGCCTGCCGCCGGCGTTGCGGCGTCGGATGCTGGCCCGCTGGCTCCGGCTGGAGCATGGTCTCGGCGACCTTTCGGCGGGACATCTGTTCGCCGTCGATGCATTGCTGACCGACTGGCACGGCCAGTCGGGTGTCGATCTGCCCGGCGGAGTACGCGTTCGCCGCGCCAATGGCGGCCTCCACCTCGGGTAG